Proteins encoded within one genomic window of Arachis ipaensis cultivar K30076 chromosome B08, Araip1.1, whole genome shotgun sequence:
- the LOC107610755 gene encoding uncharacterized protein LOC107610755, which produces MDPLVSVIFFLFTFLSIKFASSASELSYNNHCNSFVSYSTPSNKRVNTFPLGDTHNGYFQGGKKITGLGNGKTWSQFSFYLQPRRIQTTEASHLFKLEGLVSFRSTLTWNFTYVQSRSHRWRRIGHGSDLVTSFKLEGFWSESSGKVCMVGRGTYFSEIGESIGLEAVFKLNNVFSSSNISSMVIGKLESLSSENDKSYFEPISLFMFPKEAYDYTLDSTEADKECSSGIDAAQGLSLDSNSLSFCSNSISRAIAMLPLEYSDECNSPKNCTPIDGSSGQLPTLMSLKAIQCSHSQKHRMRVLLEFSNNSYYYYGMNQEKNPQNILVGEGWWNKKSNVLCVVACHIKEISSSVDGARVDDCSVRLRLRFPSTWSIKNTSSIVGEIWSNKTANEQGYFKRIKFRNDEPQLMVVGHGLEYKYSQLEIANKSCHNQKPVKGQGKSYPEAYSYDMRFDMSVKESRKRVAWGYSAPLFVADQFYDLGMPMFLDSVSSFSDPVPHPDIHNNNNGSLFNISYKISLTPLSFSGIDDKNSFFSNKSFETVKLTAEGIYDAQGGTLCMVGCRKVSLKNATNTYSLDCEIMVNFQFPPLGTTDGRRIRGSIESTRKKSDPLYFKPLDLSASTNYMISLRRNAWRMDMEVIIALISTTLACVFVGLQLYHVRRNPDVLPFISIMMMSILTFGYMIPLVLNLEALLSQNPNNKNIVYGFGGWLEVNEIAVRLTTMKGRAQASIYAGGYYNREPSSWENLKSYGGLVMDGFLLPQIILNIFSNIKRAQILSCSFYIGTTFVRVLPHAYDLYRAHNYAEVDDFAYLYADPDADFYSTTWDIVIPLGGILFAIIVYLQQRFDALCVMPQRFKGSFAYDKVPAETELEGEVQTTNI; this is translated from the exons ATGGATCCTCTTGTCTCAGTTATCTTCTTTCTCTTCACTTTCTTGTCCATCAAGTTTGCCTCTTCTGCTTCAGAACTCTCGTATAACAACCACTGTAACTCTTTTGTCTCATACTCAACACCTTCCAACAAAAGGGTGAACACTTTCCCTCTTGGTGATACTCACAATGGTTACTTCCAAGGAGGGAAGAAGATCACTGGCCTTGGAAATGGAAAAACATGGAGCCAATTCTCCTTTTACCTTCAACCAAGAAGAATCCAAACAACTGAGGCCTCTCACTTATTCAAACTTGAAGGCCTTGTTTCATTCAGGAGCACTCTTACATGGAACTTCACCTATGTTCAAAGCCGAAGTCACCGGTGGAGGAGAATTGGTCACGGCAGTGATCTTGTAACCTCTTTTAAGCTTGAAGGGTTCTGGTCTGAATCCTCAGGGAAGGTTTGCATGGTTGGCAGAGGCACTTATTTTTCCGAAATAGGTGAATCTATTGGCCTTGAAGCTGTGTTTAAGCTTAACAATGTGTTCAGTTCAAGTAATATCAGTAGCATGGTCATTGGAAAGTTGGAGAGCTTGAGTTCTGAGAATGATAAGAGTTACTTTGAACCAATTTCTTTGTTCATGTTTCCAAAAGAAGCATACGACTATACCTTAGATTCCACAGAGGCAGATAAAGAATGCTCTTCTGGAATTGATGCTGCACAAGGTTTGTCATTGGATTCAAACTCCTTAAGTTTTTGCTCAAATTCAATCTCAAGAGCCATTGCTATGCTCCCATTGGAGTACTCTGATGAATGCAATTCTCCTAAGAATTGCACTCCTATTGATGGCAGTTCTGGACAATTGCCAACACTAATGTCTTTGAAAGCCATTCAGTGTTCTCATTCTCAGAAGCATAGGATGAGGGTTCTTCTTGAATTTTCAAATAATAGTTACTACTACTATGGTATGAACCAAGAAAAAAATCCCCAAAACATATTAGTAGGTGAAGGGTGGTGGAATAAGAAGAGCAATGTTTTGTGTGTAGTAGCTTGCCATATCAAGGAAATTTCATCTTCCGTGGATGGCGCTCGTGTTGACGATTGCTCAGTGAGATTAAGATTGAGGTTCCCCTCGACTTGGTCGATCAAAAACACTAGTAGCATAGTTGGGGAAATTTGGAGCAACAAGACTGCAAATGAACAAGGCTACTTCAAGAGGATCAAATTCAGAAATGATGAACCTCAATTGATGGTGGTTGGTCATGGCTTAGAGTATAAGTACAGCCAACTAGAAATAGCTAACAAATCATGCCACAACCAAAAACCTGTTAAAGGCCAGGGGAAAAGCTATCCAGAGGCATATTCTTATGATATGAGATTTGATATGTCAGTTAAAGAGTCAAGAAAAAGAGTAGCTTGGGGTTATTCAGCTCCTTTATTTGTTGCTgatcaattttatgatttgggGATGCCTATGTTTTTGGATTCTGTTTCAAGCTTCTCAGATCCAGTTCCTCATCCTGATATccacaacaacaataatggtagcTTGTTCAACATTAGCTACAAGATTAGCCTCACACCGCTGTCTTTCTCGGGGATAGATGACAAGAATTCTTTCTTCAGTAATAAGTCATTTGAGACAGTGAAGCTCACTGCCGAAGGAATTTATGATGCTCAAGGTGGAACCTTGTGTATGGTAGGCTGCCGCAAAGTTTCCTTAAAAAATGCTACAAATACGTATTCTTTGGACTGTGAGATTATGGTGAACTTTCAGTTTCCACCATTAGGTACAACCGATGGGAGGCGTATCAGGGGAAGCATCGAAAGCACGCGCAAAAAGTCGGATCCTCTTTACTTCAAGCCTTTAGACCTATCTGCATCAACAAATTACATGATATCATTAAGAAGGAATGCTTGGAGAATGGATATGGAGGTCATCATAGCACTGATATCCACCACTCTAGCATGTGTTTTTGTTGGATTGCAACTCTACCATGTAAGGAGGAACCCTGATGTGCTACCCTTCATCTCAATTATGATGATGTCGATTCTCACTTTTGGCTACATGATACCTCTTGTTCTGAACCTTGAAGCTCTTCTCAGCCAAAATCCTAACAACAAAAACATTGTATATGGCTTTGGTGGATGGCTTGAAGTCAATGAAATCGCGGTGAGGCTAACAACCATG AAAGGTCGAGCTCAAGCTTCTATATACGCCGGAGGGTACTACAACCGAGAACCTTCCTCTTGGGAAAACTTGAAGTCTTATGGTGGTTTAGTAATGGATGGTTTTCTCTTGCCACAGATAATTTTGAACATTTTCTCAAACATAAAGAGGGCACAAATTCTTTCATGCTCATTTTACATTGGAACTACATTTGTGAGAGTGTTGCCACATGCCTATGATCTCTACAGGGCTCACAATTATGCTGAAGTAGATGATTTCGCATACCTGTATGCAGATCCTGATGCAGATTTTTACTCAACTACTTGGGATATTGTGATCCCTTTGGGGGGTATCTTGTTTGCTATCATTGTATACTTGCAGCAACGTTTTGATGCTCTTTGTGTAATGCCTCAGAGATTCAAAGGGTCATTTGCATATGATAAGGTGCCTGCAGAAACTGAATTAGAAGGAGAAGTACAAACAACAAACATCTAA